A genomic stretch from Bacteroidota bacterium includes:
- a CDS encoding aldehyde dehydrogenase family protein codes for MQAFLTSLGLSDANPGSCTGIHWQTAPTNPSYPVHSPVDGALIGTVIKASAADYDHVMKTAEAAFAVWRTLPAPRRGEIVRQIGNVLREHKKPLGQLVSYEMGKSLQEGMGEVQEMIDICDFAVGLSRQLYGLTIASERPNHRMMETWQPLGIVGVITSFNFPVAVWAWNTMIAAVCGDVTIWKPSHKTPLSAIATMKLIRPVLEANQVPEGVFGLLIGDTRDISQRLTEDHRVPLISATGSTRMGKLVGKACADRFARTILELGGNNAIIVSPEADLKLALPAIVFGAVGTAGQRCTTTRRLIVHDSIYDKVKQILLNAYQTLKIGNPLDEKNHVGPLIDKDAVNTMQHALVSLKAQGGTVLYGGEVLSGPGYETGTYVRPAICEARNDMAIVQEETFAPILYLIRYSTIEEAIRYQNGVQQGLSSAIFTNSMREMELFLSPAGSDCGIANVNIGTSGAEIGGAFGGEKETGGGRESGSDSWKVYMRRQTVTINYGTTIPLAQGIRFDL; via the coding sequence ATGCAAGCCTTCCTGACCAGTCTCGGGCTGTCGGATGCCAATCCGGGATCGTGTACCGGTATCCACTGGCAGACCGCCCCCACCAATCCGTCCTATCCGGTTCATTCACCGGTCGATGGAGCGCTTATCGGCACGGTAATCAAAGCCAGCGCTGCCGATTATGATCATGTCATGAAAACCGCCGAAGCCGCTTTCGCGGTCTGGCGGACCCTTCCCGCTCCCCGCCGAGGTGAGATCGTCCGGCAGATCGGCAACGTCTTACGCGAGCACAAGAAACCCCTCGGGCAACTGGTTTCCTATGAAATGGGAAAATCCTTGCAGGAAGGAATGGGCGAAGTTCAGGAAATGATCGATATCTGTGACTTTGCCGTGGGACTCTCGCGTCAGTTATATGGACTCACCATCGCGTCGGAACGGCCGAACCACCGGATGATGGAAACCTGGCAGCCACTCGGTATCGTCGGGGTCATCACTTCCTTTAACTTTCCCGTGGCTGTCTGGGCCTGGAACACCATGATTGCGGCTGTTTGCGGCGATGTGACCATCTGGAAACCTTCGCACAAAACGCCCCTGTCGGCCATTGCCACCATGAAACTTATCCGTCCGGTCTTAGAGGCCAATCAGGTTCCTGAAGGTGTTTTCGGACTGCTGATCGGTGATACCCGTGACATTTCCCAGCGGCTGACCGAAGACCACCGGGTTCCGCTGATTTCGGCTACCGGCTCCACCCGCATGGGGAAACTGGTTGGAAAAGCCTGCGCAGACCGGTTTGCGCGCACCATTCTGGAACTCGGCGGAAACAATGCTATCATCGTTTCTCCCGAAGCCGATCTGAAACTGGCACTTCCCGCCATCGTGTTTGGCGCGGTCGGAACGGCCGGCCAGCGTTGCACCACCACCCGCCGCCTGATTGTTCACGACTCGATTTACGACAAAGTGAAGCAAATCCTGCTGAATGCCTACCAGACCCTGAAAATCGGGAATCCGCTCGATGAGAAGAACCATGTGGGTCCGCTTATCGATAAGGACGCAGTCAACACCATGCAGCATGCCCTCGTCTCGCTGAAGGCACAGGGCGGTACCGTCCTTTATGGAGGTGAGGTGCTCTCGGGTCCGGGTTACGAAACCGGCACCTATGTGCGCCCGGCCATCTGCGAAGCCAGAAACGACATGGCCATCGTACAGGAAGAAACCTTTGCACCCATCCTGTATCTGATCCGTTACTCGACCATTGAAGAAGCCATCCGTTACCAGAACGGCGTTCAGCAGGGACTTTCCTCTGCCATTTTCACCAATTCCATGCGTGAAATGGAGTTGTTCCTGTCTCCGGCCGGCTCCGATTGCGGAATCGCCAATGTGAACATCGGCACCTCGGGCGCCGAGATCGGTGGCGCTTTCGGCGGGGAAAAGGAAACCGGCGGCGGCCGGGAATCGGGCAGCGACTCCTGGAAAGTTTACATGCGCCGCCAGACCGTCACCATCAACTATGGAACCACCATTCCGCTGGCACAGGGAATCCGTTTCGACCTGTAA